From one Bdellovibrionales bacterium CG10_big_fil_rev_8_21_14_0_10_45_34 genomic stretch:
- a CDS encoding transcriptional regulator: MKPLNPTKPTNTVKRNDIDCSQCSAQNESVFCELREKDYIDLSFGKNTNFYKKGQTLFLEGNPPFGLFCVSSGKVKLTKASAEGKETIVRIAKPGDLLGHRSLFVDSPYSASATVIEDAQVCFISKSTITKLFAENPTFCMNVIDRLSQQMGEAESRLASLAQKSVRERFSEFLLLMKETYGESVDGKIKISLHLTREEMASIVGAATENLIRLISEFKSEGLVEEKNKTLFLLNVPKIEEYANLT; the protein is encoded by the coding sequence ATGAAACCCCTGAATCCAACAAAACCCACCAATACCGTGAAAAGAAACGACATCGACTGTAGCCAATGTTCTGCCCAGAATGAAAGTGTGTTTTGCGAACTTCGAGAGAAAGACTACATTGATCTTAGTTTCGGAAAGAACACAAATTTCTACAAGAAGGGGCAAACCCTATTTTTAGAAGGCAATCCCCCTTTTGGCCTTTTTTGCGTCAGTAGCGGGAAGGTGAAGCTCACAAAAGCTTCGGCAGAAGGTAAAGAGACTATTGTCAGAATTGCCAAACCAGGTGATTTGCTCGGGCACAGAAGTTTGTTTGTGGATTCTCCGTACAGTGCTTCTGCGACGGTTATCGAAGACGCCCAGGTGTGTTTTATCAGCAAAAGTACAATTACCAAGTTGTTTGCTGAGAATCCCACTTTTTGTATGAATGTCATTGATAGATTGAGTCAGCAAATGGGGGAGGCCGAGAGTCGACTGGCGAGCCTCGCCCAGAAGTCTGTAAGGGAGAGGTTCTCGGAGTTTTTACTACTCATGAAGGAAACCTACGGCGAGAGCGTCGACGGTAAAATCAAAATTTCGCTTCACCTTACACGGGAAGAAATGGCGTCCATAGTGGGCGCGGCAACAGAAAATCTCATTCGGCTTATATCTGAGTTTAAAAGCGAAGGACTCGTTGAAGAGAAAAATAAGACTCTATTTCTTTTGAACGTTCCAAAAATAGAAGAGTACGCCAATTTAACATAG
- a CDS encoding CBS domain-containing protein — translation MTPSPHSINSVQTLAKALEFMRQYRVKHLPVLEGGQLVGVLTERDIQLVESLKGVDLEKVLVEDAYTPEPYTLPPNSPLDEALTVMAEMHYSCILVVDSSKLVGIFTWIDALAACAKLLKSDVKSS, via the coding sequence ATGACTCCATCGCCCCACTCCATTAACTCCGTACAAACTTTGGCCAAAGCTCTTGAGTTTATGAGGCAGTACCGCGTTAAACATCTGCCTGTACTTGAAGGGGGCCAATTGGTTGGTGTTTTGACCGAGAGGGACATTCAACTTGTTGAGTCCTTAAAGGGGGTCGACTTAGAAAAAGTATTGGTTGAAGACGCCTACACCCCGGAGCCCTATACCTTGCCGCCTAACTCTCCGCTAGACGAGGCGCTCACTGTAATGGCAGAGATGCATTACAGCTGCATTTTAGTGGTTGATAGTTCGAAACTTGTGGGGATTTTTACTTGGATTGACGCGCTGGCAGCTTGTGCCAAGCTGCTGAAATCTGATGTGAAGTCGAGCTAG
- the ccoS gene encoding cbb3-type cytochrome oxidase assembly protein CcoS: MNILLLTIPVSIGLAAIFVILFVKAVKSDQFEDLETPALNILIEDEALPKNDKIV; the protein is encoded by the coding sequence ATGAATATTCTTTTACTGACAATTCCCGTTTCGATTGGCCTTGCCGCTATTTTCGTGATTCTTTTTGTAAAAGCTGTAAAGAGCGACCAGTTTGAGGATTTAGAAACTCCCGCGCTTAATATATTGATTGAGGACGAAGCCTTGCCGAAGAATGATAAAATCGTTTAA
- a CDS encoding cytochrome C oxidase Cbb3 (CcoN/CcoO FixN/FixO): MNNKSYYDNQIVVWFLYATISWGITAFLVGLLAALQLGFWQLNFDLQWLTFGRLRPLHTNAAIFAFAGNAIFAGIYHSTQRLCKIRMFSDILSRIHFWGWQLIIISAAITLPLGFSQSKEYAELEWPIDIAIAVIWVVFAVNFFMTLARRREKHMYVAIWFYIATIITVAVLHIFNSIEIPVSFLQSYPVYAGIQDAMVQWWYGHNAVAFFLTTPFLGLMYYYIPKAANRPIYSYRLSIIHFWALIFIYIWAGPHHLLNTSLPDWAQTLGMVFSLMLWAPSWGGMINGLLTLRGAWHLLRTSAVIKFLVAAVTFYGMTTFEGPLLSIKSVSSLAHYTDWIIAHVHGGALGWNGFLTFGMIYYIAPKLFGTKLYSEKLATAHFWIGLTGIVVYYLSMWAAGITQGLMWRAIGEDGRLVYPDFVETVTRIVPLYHVRALGGLLFIVGALIMVYNISKTIRGRAIVDDKIPEPFEKRNVAHKPDVGHRKLEGMGLAFSILAFMAIAVGSVIEIIPTLSMHRYLATDKMALPYTPLELAGRDIYIKEGCYVCHSQMIRKLPFDALRFGPPSTIEDSMYDRPFQWGSKRTGPDLARVGKKYPDLWHYRHMKNPREVINNSIMPNYPWLLTQNTDFYSLRRKLSVMKTLGVPYDDETVANADIVAEKQAEVIAQGLREQGVVDDRLEQREIVAMIAYLQALGHKVVDKEESSEEESSDADEEESSDADTGLDNDTSVDPDSNPETRIDTDITAGPPTAEITGRDSEEIP, translated from the coding sequence ATGAACAACAAATCGTACTACGACAACCAAATTGTGGTGTGGTTTCTCTATGCAACAATAAGCTGGGGAATTACCGCATTTCTTGTGGGCCTGTTAGCAGCTCTTCAACTTGGCTTCTGGCAACTCAACTTTGACCTACAGTGGCTCACATTTGGGCGCCTCAGGCCACTTCATACCAACGCTGCCATTTTTGCTTTTGCGGGAAATGCCATTTTCGCCGGCATCTACCATTCGACTCAAAGACTTTGTAAAATAAGAATGTTTTCAGATATTTTGAGCCGAATTCATTTTTGGGGATGGCAGCTCATAATTATTTCGGCAGCTATCACCCTCCCTCTGGGCTTTTCACAAAGCAAGGAGTACGCAGAGCTTGAGTGGCCAATTGATATTGCCATCGCTGTCATTTGGGTTGTATTCGCAGTAAACTTTTTCATGACGCTAGCGAGACGACGCGAAAAGCACATGTACGTGGCAATTTGGTTTTACATCGCGACAATTATAACAGTCGCAGTTCTACATATCTTTAACTCAATTGAGATTCCAGTTAGTTTTTTGCAGAGTTACCCCGTTTACGCAGGCATTCAAGATGCAATGGTTCAATGGTGGTACGGTCACAACGCGGTTGCATTCTTTCTAACGACGCCCTTTCTTGGACTCATGTATTACTACATACCGAAGGCTGCGAATCGACCAATTTATTCTTACCGACTTTCGATCATTCACTTCTGGGCGTTGATATTTATCTATATCTGGGCCGGGCCACACCACCTCTTGAACACTTCACTTCCTGACTGGGCGCAAACCCTTGGCATGGTCTTCAGTTTAATGCTCTGGGCGCCAAGTTGGGGCGGAATGATCAACGGGTTACTTACTCTAAGAGGAGCGTGGCATCTGCTTCGTACGAGTGCGGTCATTAAGTTTTTGGTAGCAGCAGTAACATTTTACGGGATGACGACATTCGAAGGGCCACTTCTCTCTATTAAATCCGTGAGTTCGCTTGCCCATTATACCGACTGGATCATTGCCCACGTCCATGGCGGAGCCTTGGGCTGGAATGGATTTTTGACTTTTGGAATGATTTATTACATAGCTCCAAAACTGTTTGGCACCAAACTCTATAGTGAAAAGTTGGCAACTGCGCATTTTTGGATCGGGCTTACAGGCATTGTCGTTTATTACCTCTCTATGTGGGCCGCTGGAATCACTCAAGGCCTTATGTGGCGGGCGATTGGCGAAGACGGACGCCTTGTTTATCCTGACTTTGTTGAAACGGTAACTCGCATAGTGCCGCTCTATCATGTTCGCGCCCTTGGCGGACTGCTTTTCATAGTGGGCGCGCTCATCATGGTCTATAACATCTCGAAAACCATCCGAGGCAGAGCCATCGTTGATGATAAGATTCCAGAACCGTTTGAAAAGAGAAACGTTGCGCACAAACCAGACGTGGGCCACCGTAAACTTGAAGGCATGGGGCTTGCATTTAGCATCCTAGCGTTTATGGCGATTGCAGTTGGGTCTGTCATTGAAATCATCCCGACGCTGTCGATGCATCGCTACTTAGCAACAGATAAAATGGCTCTTCCTTACACACCCCTAGAATTGGCAGGACGAGATATCTACATCAAAGAAGGATGTTATGTTTGTCACTCTCAGATGATCCGAAAGCTTCCTTTTGATGCTCTTAGGTTTGGCCCACCTTCTACAATAGAAGACTCCATGTATGATCGACCATTTCAGTGGGGATCGAAGCGCACCGGCCCAGATTTAGCGAGAGTCGGTAAGAAGTATCCTGATCTTTGGCACTACCGACATATGAAGAATCCTAGAGAGGTTATTAATAACTCCATCATGCCGAACTACCCTTGGCTACTTACCCAGAACACTGACTTCTACTCTCTAAGGCGAAAACTCTCCGTCATGAAGACTCTTGGCGTACCCTATGACGATGAAACAGTAGCCAATGCCGACATCGTTGCCGAAAAACAAGCTGAAGTGATTGCACAAGGTCTAAGAGAGCAAGGGGTCGTCGACGATCGGCTGGAACAAAGAGAAATCGTAGCGATGATTGCCTATTTGCAAGCGCTCGGCCACAAAGTCGTAGATAAGGAGGAGTCCAGCGAAGAAGAATCTTCTGATGCAGATGAAGAAGAATCTTCTGATGCAGATACCGGCTTAGATAATGATACCAGTGTCGATCCAGACTCAAATCCTGAGACCCGAATTGATACTGATATTACAGCTGGTCCCCCGACTGCTGAAATTACTGGCAGAGATTCTGAGGAGATACCATGA
- a CDS encoding nitrogen fixation protein FixP, with the protein MKKVEAKMSDDTKESNSVENVPGEIIQGHEYDGIQELDNPLPRWWLVTFYGTIVFSIFYYGYYELFGGPSHDALFQSEMMIIEERQPALTDVSSEDFDSLDVNSLLADSESMLAAKDHFLTKCAACHGQNGEGLVGPNLTDKYWIHSKGGIAAIVEAIRVGYPEKGMPPWGELIPPELHVYISAYVLNLPAAEGKPPQGDLIE; encoded by the coding sequence ATGAAAAAGGTGGAGGCCAAAATGTCCGATGACACAAAAGAATCTAATTCTGTAGAGAACGTTCCGGGCGAGATTATTCAAGGGCATGAATATGACGGCATTCAGGAGCTAGACAATCCGCTGCCTAGATGGTGGCTAGTCACTTTTTACGGAACAATCGTCTTCAGTATATTCTATTATGGATACTACGAACTCTTTGGTGGCCCATCACACGACGCTTTGTTTCAATCAGAAATGATGATTATTGAAGAGAGACAACCAGCACTTACCGATGTTTCATCAGAAGATTTCGACAGTTTGGATGTTAATAGCTTACTCGCCGATAGCGAGAGTATGCTAGCTGCTAAAGACCATTTTTTAACAAAATGTGCCGCTTGCCACGGTCAAAATGGCGAAGGACTGGTGGGCCCCAACCTCACTGACAAGTATTGGATACATTCTAAGGGGGGTATAGCAGCTATCGTAGAAGCCATTCGAGTGGGCTACCCCGAAAAAGGAATGCCCCCTTGGGGAGAACTCATTCCACCGGAGCTTCATGTATATATTTCGGCGTATGTTTTAAATCTACCAGCGGCAGAAGGCAAGCCTCCACAAGGTGACCTTATCGAATAA
- the ccoG gene encoding cytochrome c oxidase accessory protein CcoG has translation MVKSKLELPTDRPASFEESGHRAYIYPADVSGFFRRYRTVFYTLLVIVFLVLPWTNYDGQQTLFLDLAKRKFTFFGNTFWAHDGPLIVFPLLIAVFLLTFITSLFGRVWCGWACPQTVFIDFFFRRIERWIEGSHLERRKLDLAPMSLRKVSKKAVKWGLFAVISSHIAHSFTAYFVGAQNLVWTTLAPPSEAWELFLFVQVLTAILLFNFGWFREQFCIIMCPYGRLQSVLIGQNTLNVSYDESRGEPRKGAADPHADCVNCYRCVSVCPTGVDIRRGLQLECIACTACMDACDEVMVKINKPRGLIRYMAFDGFKFGARSAVYLGIIALLIGGLSYALINRKPLDFKIIRAKDSPYTMVQEGGEDYVLNHFRVHISNQSQKVIEIDSVAVAPVSPDSAGSQVPNIQKNTGEFNNGSSGTLLANRIKIITATLPSKLDPGKDSWHHVFVRAPLRSFKNSKLDIQISLKADGVLDDTLVKPINLALLGP, from the coding sequence TTGGTAAAAAGCAAACTTGAATTGCCAACCGATAGGCCCGCGAGCTTTGAAGAAAGTGGACACCGCGCTTATATATACCCAGCAGATGTCTCTGGCTTTTTTCGTAGATATCGAACGGTTTTCTACACCCTACTTGTTATTGTTTTTCTTGTGCTTCCTTGGACAAACTACGACGGGCAACAAACACTTTTTTTGGATTTAGCAAAAAGGAAGTTTACATTTTTCGGTAACACTTTTTGGGCCCACGATGGCCCCCTCATAGTGTTCCCTCTCTTGATTGCCGTTTTTTTGCTGACTTTTATAACGTCGCTGTTTGGTAGAGTCTGGTGTGGTTGGGCTTGCCCCCAAACTGTGTTTATCGACTTTTTCTTTCGGCGCATTGAAAGATGGATTGAGGGATCCCATTTAGAAAGACGAAAACTAGATTTGGCACCTATGTCATTGAGAAAGGTCTCAAAAAAAGCAGTGAAGTGGGGTTTATTTGCCGTTATCAGTTCGCACATTGCCCATAGTTTTACGGCGTATTTTGTAGGAGCTCAAAATCTTGTATGGACAACTCTCGCACCGCCCTCCGAAGCCTGGGAACTGTTTCTCTTTGTGCAAGTTCTCACTGCAATTCTTCTGTTTAACTTTGGATGGTTTCGAGAACAGTTTTGCATCATTATGTGCCCTTACGGTCGCCTGCAATCAGTACTGATCGGTCAAAACACCTTGAACGTCTCCTACGATGAGTCGCGGGGTGAACCGCGCAAAGGTGCTGCCGACCCCCACGCGGATTGCGTTAACTGCTACCGATGTGTGAGTGTATGCCCCACTGGCGTCGACATTCGGCGAGGTCTGCAGCTTGAATGCATTGCGTGCACTGCCTGTATGGATGCCTGCGACGAAGTCATGGTCAAAATTAACAAGCCTCGAGGTTTAATTAGGTATATGGCATTTGACGGCTTTAAGTTTGGAGCGCGCAGTGCCGTTTACCTTGGAATCATTGCGCTTTTGATCGGCGGTCTCAGCTACGCTCTCATCAACAGAAAACCACTCGACTTTAAAATAATCAGAGCAAAGGACTCTCCTTATACAATGGTGCAAGAAGGCGGCGAAGATTATGTGCTCAATCACTTTAGAGTTCATATTTCAAATCAAAGTCAAAAAGTCATTGAGATTGATTCTGTAGCCGTCGCGCCAGTGAGTCCTGACTCCGCCGGTTCGCAAGTGCCCAATATCCAAAAGAACACTGGAGAGTTTAATAACGGTAGCTCGGGCACCTTATTGGCAAATAGAATCAAAATAATCACGGCCACTCTTCCTTCAAAGCTTGACCCAGGAAAAGACTCTTGGCACCACGTGTTTGTACGGGCACCTCTTAGAAGCTTTAAAAACTCAAAACTTGATATACAGATATCCCTTAAAGCAGATGGTGTTCTTGACGATACCCTTGTCAAACCAATTAACCTCGCGCTTCTTGGTCCTTGA